The Candidatus Saccharibacteria bacterium sequence ACAATCAGCCTTGATCAAGTAGAACAGATTTTAGGGTCTCAGCGAGACGCTGATCAAATTGTGGCTGATAGTACAAATCAACCGACAATATAGCGACCGAATACCATATACTACTAACATGAACATTTATATTTCTCACTGTGGCGGCGATTACGACTATGAGAATGAGCTGTATGTACCGATTAAAGAATCGGATTTATCCCGGATTCATCATTTCTTTTTGCCACACGAGGCGCAAAATATCGATACGGACGCCGTGACTGAACTAAAACATACTGATATTCTTGTGGCCGAAGCGTCATTTCCATCTACGGGCCAGGGTATTGAGCTAGCTCAGGCGAAAGCTGCAAACGTGCCAATCATCTGCTTCTATAAAAAGGGGGTAAAAACATCGAGTTCGCTAAGGTTCGTTACGAATAAGGTCGTTGAGTATACCGACATGTCCGATCTTCTTACTAAGCTTCGGGTAGAGCTGGATCTGCTTGCTAGTCGCGGATAAACTTGGCTGTTTGTTTGAGTGCTTTTCGGTAGTAGGCGTAAGTGGGTAAAAGCCACCCGAGACTCTTGATATAATGTCGACGAATAAGCCACCAGGCGCTTTTTAGGGGAATGAAGCCTACCCAGGCGACTTCGTCTTCTTGCGGTGCTAATTTGTAATCTTCTTTCGGAAGCCGTGCCGCGAATGTGTAAACGATAGAGCGGCTTGTTTTGAATATCGAGCCCGCTCGCCAGCGATGATTATATTTAGATGTGCCAAGAAAAATAAGATCATCTGCCGAGAGCAGAATGCCGGTCTCTTCGAATACTTCGCGAATAGCGGTTCGTTGTGGTGTCTCGCCGCTATCAACAAACCCGCCAGCGCCGATATCAATTTTATCGGGGTGGCGAAACGCGGTATGGCTGCGCTTTTGAATAAGGATTCGACCCGAGGGGGTGAATAAAATAACATGCGCACCTCGATGCCATAGGCCGCGAAGGTTGGCGTCGTTGGGATCGCTCTTTTCGCCGGTCGGGCGGTTGTGCTTGTCGATAATGTCGATCGGACGAAGCATTATTCTAACGTTTCGGATTGCTCAACGGTAAGGATACCGTCGCT is a genomic window containing:
- a CDS encoding NUDIX domain-containing protein, whose product is MLRPIDIIDKHNRPTGEKSDPNDANLRGLWHRGAHVILFTPSGRILIQKRSHTAFRHPDKIDIGAGGFVDSGETPQRTAIREVFEETGILLSADDLIFLGTSKYNHRWRAGSIFKTSRSIVYTFAARLPKEDYKLAPQEDEVAWVGFIPLKSAWWLIRRHYIKSLGWLLPTYAYYRKALKQTAKFIRD